Sequence from the Thermocoleostomius sinensis A174 genome:
AAACACTGTAGTGCAGATGCGGGCCACTAGAGCGCCCTGTATTTCCCAAATACCCAAGTACTTGATGCCGATCGATCCGCGCACCTGTATTTACCTTGATTTCCGATAAGTGAGCATAAAGGGTTTCATAGCCATAGCCATGATCTACAATTATGTAGTTGCCAAACCCCGATTCCCATTCGGCCTTAGATACCCTACCTGAGGCAGTGGCATAAACCGGAGATCCATAAGCCGCCACAAAGTCAATTCCTCTATGAAATTCATAACCCCAGCCAAAGGGATTAGGTCGTAGACCAAACAGCGAGGTAATTTCCGTATCGCTTGCCTGCAAAGGTACGCCCCTAGGTTTGGCTTCCTCTCGCACAAACATGGCTTGGAGGGCTGGTTCGACTTCTCCCTGTAATTCTTCTACCAATTCTGGCAGTTTAGCTTTAGCAAGTTCCAATAGCTCTTCAGCAGCGATCGACCCACCTACCCCGCCTTGAATAGGGGCGATTTGACCATGCGCAGACTGCTGGCTCAAGTTGTCATCGGGTGGGCCTTGGCGTTCTCCACGCCAATCATTCCAATCATCGTTAAAAGCATCTTCGTCAGGTGCATTATTATCATCGAGTTGGTCTGAATCGATCGTGTCTAACTCTCCATCGAATGCTTCATCCACTACAGCATCGATGCGTGCACCTTTAGTGAGTTCCTTCGTGAGTTCATTTGGCATTACTTCAGAATTGGGGGTCTCAGACTGGTTCGCACGCTCTTGCAAGTTAGAAATAGAAGATTCCAGGGCCTCT
This genomic interval carries:
- a CDS encoding M23 family metallopeptidase codes for the protein MNRRKPTSYTIWIAGTGREPIVLSLRPFAIILGVGLPAILVSALLVSFVRENLRLSQRNSQLTEEAAGILQQLEALESSISNLQERANQSETPNSEVMPNELTKELTKGARIDAVVDEAFDGELDTIDSDQLDDNNAPDEDAFNDDWNDWRGERQGPPDDNLSQQSAHGQIAPIQGGVGGSIAAEELLELAKAKLPELVEELQGEVEPALQAMFVREEAKPRGVPLQASDTEITSLFGLRPNPFGWGYEFHRGIDFVAAYGSPVYATASGRVSKAEWESGFGNYIIVDHGYGYETLYAHLSEIKVNTGARIDRHQVLGYLGNTGRSSGPHLHYSVFRNGQVVDPKKYLD